The genomic segment GACCTATTCTAATTTTATGCTTACTGGTTTATTTTGAAAACAGATGGCCTGCCTGATGACAATGAGTCTGTGGATGAAGAGGaaaatgaagatgatgaggTCTCACAGGAAGATGTTCCACGCTCACCCCGTTGGAGAACACCCCGCAATGCCAACATCACTGATTACCCAGAATGGCAGGCCAACCTTCCAAAATCAGACAGTATCAAGTCCCCCTACGAATActtcaagatgtttttttctgaagacATTCTGGAAATAGTTGTAGAGCAGTCAAATTTATATGCCATTCAGCGTGACACCAACAAGCCCCTTAACCTCACTACGAAAGAACTGGAGCAGTTCATGGGTACAGCAGTGTACATGTCATTGTTTGGATTACCAGGCACCCGCATGTTTTGGAACAAAGCCACCCAAGTGTCCCAGGTAGCTGACACCATGACACTAAACAGATGGGAGTTCATCAAAAAATCCCTGCACTTCAACAACAATGAAGTGagacaagaagaaaatgttgaTCCACTCCACAAAATCCGATTACTGGTCACTGGTcagatgtttaatttctttaactCAGTCAGGAAAAAGTACTTTATTAAACTGCATCTTACAGCCAAACAATAACAGTAAAGTTGTTAAGCTTTGCTTCACATCAATTAAAATGCTTCctaagtgataaaaaaaacattatcacATAGTTTTGCATTTTGTACTTTTAAGTGCAAAATGAAACTGTAATACACAACTGCAGCAAATTAAACTGCATAACTGAGTGACTGATGCAAAGTCTCCATAAATATTTTATCACAGGATATAACTCTTTCAATTGTTGGTGCTAAAGTGCATTTTTAAGCAAGCCAAAAAAATTTGCTCACATGTGATCTGCATGAGAGGCCTACCAAGAAAGTATCAGCTTTAACACCACAAATTTGGATAGATTTAGATGCTTACAGTTAGACATTCAACACACAGGCAAAGATCAAGCTCTGCAAGATCAACTCCCATAACAGGAGATGCGTTTGGTTCAGGTCAAAAACATTTCCCCAATAGAAGAAGCTCATCTGTGATACACGGTGGAGATGATATTATAGTATGGGGTTGTTTTGCTGCTTCAGAAGCTGGGCGACTTTCTGTCAGTGATTAAATTAGGAATTCTGCAATTATATTAAAAGGCTTAAAGACAATTTGTGACCCGCTGTCTACAAACTGAAGATTAAACCGATGTGAGCCTGTTAATATTCTGAATAATCCCCAGGAGTCAAGTGGATCCACTGAAAGGAACAGCTCAAAATGAAGAAACTGGGCAGATCAAAGCCCTGATTTAAACTGAAATTTTGTGGAGGGATTGGAAACATCCCATGCATGATAGACATGTAGATGGTGGTTGAGCTTAGGAGACTCGATTTAACACAAATTACATAAAGAGCTGATAAAATATTGTGTCATGTTTTGTGGGTGATGGAgaacaattaattaaaaactatacttaaaatatgtttatgttaatgtttaagccgttttaaagaaaaaaggaaaataaatcaaaattttaaggttttattaataaaatgacagaaatagaGCTTTGATTGATCCTCAATTAATCCCTGtaacatggacacacacattttatttttaatgagtgAGCTGTACCCCAAAACCTGGGATGGAGCTgggactaataaaaaaaatacatgcgGTTTTACATCAGCTGAAATCTGTCAAGCTTTAAAGCAGGGATCAGAGAAGTTTGTTGGCATTTTAATTTTGGTCAGCAGGGGTCATTGTCTGTACACTTTTCAAGCAACGATGACTGTAAGACCCATACAGTCtgaataaatgttgtttttcctcattcttGTGAATTTTCCATCCATTAATGTTTAGCTGCATGAAATAAGATGATTGTTAGAGTTTATATGTTTTAAGCAAAAATATAGGAAAAACAGCCAAGGTGAGTTTCATGAAAGTGAGCTGGTGCATGGGCAAAGGAAGGATCTTTTACATTTTGGAGCTGAATTGACTAATAAGTTAAAATTGCAATATATAACATTGGTTTTGATGGAGAAAAGGCTCTCTGAGagctctggttttatttatcatcACCTTATCTACATAAAATGGACAAGCCACCTCTGAATTGTATGAAAACTTGCAATCTTGCAATTGAATAAATTTTACATTGGCGAGTGTAAAAACATCCTTAGAAGGAGCAATTTTAGCTTTTGTGAcaaaatttaaacattataGTTTTAAATCTGATGTTGAATAGATGTTTTATGACAAGCTAAATTTATCaaagtagtttaaatgttttctgtcaatgattttaattttcatttttttttagtatacTTATTTGGTTTCTATCTAGTACCAGTTCCTACAATTATACAATTGCTTATCTTGGAACAGACAAAGACTCAAAGTCAGCCCAGATTATGTTAACAGTGGGGATTATGAGAATGTGACTTCCTTGCTGACATGTTAGAAGGTCTAGACAAACTACCTGTGACCCGTTGTGtcatgttaaaacatttttaaataagaagTTGATACCAGTAATTGACACCAATGTATGTGCTGCCATATTTTATGAGGGGAATTCCAGATGGTCACAAACAGTAAACTCCTTGTCTTGTTTAAGTAGATGCTCATGATTGTCTGTGGTGCCTCCAGGGTCCTGAGATCCCCCCTTTGTTTCAGAGGGAAAACACACTCATCACAAGTAGCTTCTACACATGTCCATGTAGAttaaccatccatccatccatccatgcatccatccatccatccatccatccatgcatccatccatccatccatccatccatccatccatccatccatccatccatccatccatccatccatccatcttctatatCTGCTTACAAGAGCTACAGGGAGAATCTTATCCTGAAGTCTTATCAATACACTTCTTATAATTTATAGAAACCCCTCTGCTGGCTGtcattttgtagttttataGCACAAGTATTGATTTgcacaattttttttcaatcttttttctttgtggtgCTGACATTTAGCAATAATTTTCCAAGTAAATCTGTGAGATCTAATCCAAAGAAATTCAACGACTCCTCCTTAAATGCTGGTAATGGTGTTGTACAGACCTTCAGTATTGGGCTTTGTTGTCATGatcatgtttcatgtgttttgttAGTAAGATTTACACTGTTAAGTAAAATATAATACGATAGCACCAACATCCAGATGTCAGGAATAAATTGATAACGTATCAGTTTAATGTTTATACTCTATCTGCAGAGCACAGTATCTCAAGTTCcttaaattttaatgaaaaatacattattgTTTCTTGTCCTGGAAGACTAATATATCCCCCTGtcttaatgtattttattttttacctctCATCTTATTTGAAAACAACTGCATGTAAGAACAGTCAgacagcattttttaaaaactgtcagaaaaagagatttttatcaGCTATGAAAGGCTAAAAGGTTTGAGCAAGAGACATATTATACACCAATACACTGACTTACTTCTGCGTCAGACAGTTACATGAGCTGATCTCTGTGACACGGTCTGTATTTCCAAGTTGTGCTGCAGGACTGCTTTTAAACACACCATGTACTGTGTTTGCTTCACAACATTTTGAAGTTGAGAAAGTGAAACAACAGTCTGGTGCATAAGTGGCAAGGTGTAAATATTCAAATATAGCTCTTGCTCAAACCGTTCTAATTTTTCTGAGGTGTGAATTGTTGAGTTGTTCTTTATATGGCTTCATGCTGAGTAGCTTTTAGCATTAGAGTAATCTGACTGCTTTCTACTTCACGTAAGTAGCTGACTGCTCAGTAAGTCACTCAACCCCACTTGAAGAAATCCAAAACCCTGAAATATTCATTGAAAACAGAGCCTTATCTCCTTTTTCAGGTCCAGCTGCTGCATCTCTTCAAATGAAACTTATAGCCCTTTTTCCACTACATGTCTCGActcgttttatttatttttttattttttatggttttagcCTCTGGTATCAGGAACTTTTTTTTAGTACATAAATGTGACCGGGGTTCCAAGCAAGCTGAGTTGAGCCAAACGTGTGACGTTTACAGACTGCATGTCAGTGATATCACTGGATAAACCATAAGAGCGACTCCTTCACAAGAACCCTGGCAAATCTTATTGTCTGCAGCCTTCTCTTCTTTTACctttaacatgacaaaaaaacaaaacggaCTGATCAGCAGGTATACCATCGTCTCAATGTCCTCAGCTTTGTCACATTTGTGTTGCATACAAAAGACCTTACAGGGCTTTTGACCCATCTTTCAATGAACTCATCATCATTGAGATGGTACTCAGTTGTAATGAAAAATGACCCAAACTGAGCTGAGTCAAGCAGAACCGATGAGATACTTGTGGAAAACAGCCATAAATGTGCTGATGCAAAATGTAGCTCCCACTGAAATGCATTACTCTAAAAGTTGtgctttcacagaaaaaaaattaactgatgTTTGTTTATCCAACATAAAATTCTACATATGTATTTTCTTGACCTGTTTCTATTTCACATCTAAATATGTTACACATATCTACATAAATCATGCCCCGCTCTCAAATTTGAGTAACATTTCCTTATGTTTGTTAAATTTACATTGAAAATACTCCTCAAAGt from the Melanotaenia boesemani isolate fMelBoe1 chromosome 2, fMelBoe1.pri, whole genome shotgun sequence genome contains:
- the LOC121657088 gene encoding piggyBac transposable element-derived protein 2-like, with protein sequence MEARTFYGCKENDQAVRHIPSDSEDSELEESDSEEEWTPESDGLPDDNESVDEEENEDDEVSQEDVPRSPRWRTPRNANITDYPEWQANLPKSDSIKSPYEYFKMFFSEDILEIVVEQSNLYAIQRDTNKPLNLTTKELEQFMGTAVYMSLFGLPGTRMFWNKATQVSQVADTMTLNRWEFIKKSLHFNNNEVRQEENVDPLHKIRLLVTGS